In Mycetocola spongiae, the genomic stretch TCCGGGTCGTGGCGGGACCGGGGTGGCGCGGTCTTTTGAGGGAGAGGCGAGCCGCATGACGGCGATTACTGCTGTATCCCCCGCTATTCTTCGGGCCCGCCCCGACGAAGTGTTTCACGTGAAACGCTCGGCGGATATGTAAGTGGTGTTCCTGGCATCCCGGAAACCAGGCGACTGAGTAGCCGCGCAGCGCGGGGCCGCTCGGTGGAGTGTCGGGGCAAGTTTGCGTCCACTGTAGGCGGGCCTGGTGGTGGGTGGTGCCCAATGTGGTGTGGGGGCAGCGGGCCTGACGCAGGTGCGCCGAAAGCTATGCGCGTCTGCCGCCATCACGCGCGATCCGGACTGGATGAGGTGGACACATCAACGCACGCTTATTGGCGCCAGAAGCAAAGCCGCGGTTCGGGTACCGAAATTGGTGATTAAGGCCGGCGGAGCGTCGCCCGCGGAAAGGAAAGCATTGGGGCTTTAAACCCACCTATCCGAGGGCAACTCCCCTTATGTAGCCCCGGGGTGGGTGAGGGTACAGCGAGGCGGTGGGTGCGCGCGTATATACGAATTATCGCGGGAACCCGGACCAATCTGAGGTGGCGGCGAGGGACTATTGGGCGCGGACGTGACGAAGAGGATCAGGTGGAGGTCAAAGCATCACTACTCCGCCTGCCGGGAAAGGTGTCTTTTGCACGTGGGGTTTAGACGTACAGGGAACCACACGGCGGGTGGGTGGAGGCTTCTGCGTGGGGATTGGTTCACCGACAGGGACCGATCCCGGCGCGGTGGCGCGGGCCGCGATCCATGGATTCGCGGTGATAACCCATCTCGATGCGAAGACATCACGGTCACCTCCCGGAAGCCGACACATTCCGAAACCTGGGTATGCGGAAGGATGCGATGGGGTGGACGGGGCCATGCGCGGGAGGAACACCGGCGGAACCCCGATCTACCCGTTGGCCGTAGCGTGCGGATTAGGGCTGTTGATCGGAGGCAACCCATCCGGGTGCGAAAACGCCGATGAGCCAATACTCGCAAACGCAGGTTAATACGCGCGCGGCACCCTAGGGGATGGAACCTCGGGTGTGGGCGAGTGGCGGCCCCAGACGTGGGTGCACGAGGGTGTCGGCAAGAGCGTCAGTCGTGGTGTGGAAGCCCCGGTGTGCGGCGTGGGTGAGTGAAACCTCAGGTGTGGGTGGCACCCCGAGCGTGATGGCACCCCGAGCGTGATGGAACCCCGGGTGTGGGCGGAACCACAGGCTGATGCGAGTGATGGAACCTGCGGGGCGAACGGATCCGGGTCCGTTGGGGACGGGGTGGGTCCACCGCTGGGGATATGTGATGGCGGGAGTGTTGGGGACGGGAGACTATGCGGGACATCATGCGATGCGGCATATCTTCGTGTGTCGGGATTGCGGCGTATATTCACCGCCGGTCCGATCAGGCCGGCGTGAATTCCGGTTGACCCCACGACCACTTGGAGGCGCGCCCGCGCGGGCGCGGGCCGTTGTGTATTCGGTGTGGTGTGCGCCGTCTACCGGGCGCAGGCCCGAGGCCATATCTTCCCGCCCCCGAAGGTGACGCGGTGAGCGTGCCCGCGCAAATATTGGCACGCGAGAATTCCCGTTGGGGTACGGCAGGTGAGGGCCGGATTCCGCGGCGCCGTGGTGAGGTCCGGCGGGCACTCCCCCGCCCGCAACCCCGGAAAACGGCGGAATCAGCGGCGCACGGATGCGGCGAAGTGTGCCCGATTGTCGGCCCAGTCAGGTACGGTTAAGGGGTACACAGAACGGAGTGCGTTTCACGTGAAACAACCTGAATCTAACCGCGAGAAGTCCAGCGGTAGCGCGTCCAACGACGCGGGCACGCCACTCGCGCGAGAAATCGCCGACCTGAGTAAGCGGCGGCGGATCATCACCAATTTCCCGGTGCCGCTTCCCTCCTCAACACGGGTCTTTGCCGTGTCGAACCAAAAGGGTGGGGTGGGCAAGACCACCACCACCGTGAACGTCGCCGCCGCCCTCGCCAAGAATGGTGCGCGGGTACTGGTGATCGATCTTGATCCGCAGGGCAATGCCTCCACCGCACTCGGGGTTGAGCATAACTCGGAGACCCCAAGCATCTACGATGTCCTCATCGACGGATTCACCGTGAGGGACGTCATCCAGCCGAGCCCGGAATTTGACACCCTGTTTTGCGCGCCGTCCACGATTCACCTCGCGGGCGCGGAAATCGAGCTGGTTTCGCAGGAACGCCGGGAACACCTCCTCCGCGAGGCCGTGCAGGTGCTCCTCGACGACGAGGGCGAAAAATTCGATTATGTATTCATCGACTGCCCGCCATCGCTGGGCCTCTTGACCATCAACGCCTTTGTGGCGGCACGGGAAGTCCTCATCCCGATTCAGTGTGAGTACTACGCACTGGAGGGCCTGAGCCAGCTCCTGAACAGCATCCAGATGATCGAGAGCCACCTCAACCCCGGGCTGCGCCTGTCCACCATCCTGCTCACTATGTTTGACGGCCGCACCAACCTCTCCAATCAGGTTGCGGAGGACGTGCGTGCACACTTCCCCGATCAGGTACTCCACACGGTCATCCCCCGCACCGTGCGCATCTCCGAGGCACCCAGCTTCGGGCAGAGCGTGATCTCCTATGACCCCGGTTCCCTCGGAGCTGTGTCCTATCTGGAGGCCGCCGCCGAGATCGCCGTATGGGGACGCAAGAGTGAACAGCGGGCACAATCGGCGGGAATGGGAGACACAAAATAATGGCGACAAAGCGAACGGGTCTGGGCCGCGGAATCGGCGCACTGATCCCCACCACCGACTCCCCCGGCGCCCCGCGCCCCGTGGACGTCTTTTTCCCCAATACGGCGCAGGCGCGCGAGAACGACCAGGACGGCCTCGTCGCCGTCCCGGGTGCCCGCCTCGTCGATATTAACCCCGCGGATATCATCCCCAACGCCGTGCAGCCGCGCACCTATTTTGAGCCCGAGGCGCTGGCGGAACTGGTGATCAGTATCCGCGAGGTGGGAGTCCTCCAGCCCATCGTGGTTCGCTCTCACCCCACCAAGCGCGGCAAATACGAACTGATCATGGGTGAGCGCCGGCTGCGCGCCACCAAGGAGGTGGGTCTCGACCGCATCCCCGCCGTGGTGAAGGAAACCGCCGATGAGGACATGCTGCGCGATGCGCTGCTGGAAAACCTGCACCGCTCGCAGCTTAACCCCCTGGAGGAGGCCTCCGCGTATCAGCAGCTGCTGAGCGATTTTGGCATCACCCAGGAGCAGCTGGCCAGCCGCATCGGGCGCTCCCGACCCCAGATCAGCAATACCATGCGCCTGCTGAAGCTTCCCGCCTCCGTGCAAAAAAAGGTGGCGGCCGGCGTGATCAGCGCCGGTCATGCCCGGGCCATCCTCTCCGTCAACGACGTTGAGCGCATGCAGAACCTCGCCGATAAAATCATCAACGAGGAACTCTCCGTGCGCGCCGCGGAGGCCGCGGCCGCCAAGTCCACCCCCGTGCGAAAGGCCACTCCCGCGCCGGGAAACCGGCGCGGACACCTCGACGAGGTCGCCGAGAAACTGGGTGACCGACTTAATACCAAGGTGAAGGTCACGCTGGGGGCACGCAAGGGCTCCGTTACGATCGATTTTGCCACCATCGGCGACCTTAACCGCATCCTCGCGGAGCTGGGCCAGCCGGGCTACCAGGGCTAGCCCCCGGCCCCCGGGGCACGCCAGCCGCGGCCGCGGAATACGCGCCACCGCGCATCGACAAATTATCGTGTTTATCGGGCATTTTTGTATATAAAGGTGGGTATCCCCCGCGAGTACACAACATAAAAGGCGCGCATCCCAAGGGATGCGCGCCTTATATGTTCAGCGGGAGTGTGTGGCCTAGGCCAGGAAATCGGCCAGGTCGGCCTCGAGGGCCGCCTTGGGCTTGGCACCGATGATGCTCTTGGCCACCTCGCCGGCGCTGAAGACCTTAAGCGCCGGGATAGAGGTGATCATGTACTTCGCGGCCAGCTGCGGGTTCTCGTCCACGTTAACCTTCACGATGTCGAGCTTCTCGGAGTGCTCGGCGGCGATCTGATCCAGGATGGGCGAAACCATGCGGCAGGGACCGCACCACTCGGCCCAGAAATCGACCAGGACGGGCTTGGCGGAGTCGAGGACCTCGCTCTGGAACGTGGCCTCCGATACGGAACGTGCGCTCATAATGTTCTCCTTAGATTGGGTGTTGAGATAGGTATGGTTCTGAGAGGCGCCTGAAGCGCCCCTACAGGCTTGCCAGATAGTGTTCGGCATCCAGGGCCGCCACGGTGCCCGAAGCGGCCGCAGTGGCCGCCTGACGGTACGTGGGGTCGATGACATCGCCCGCGGCGAAGACACCGGTGTTGCTGGTGCGCGAGGAACGACCATCCACCGCGATCGTGCCCTCGGCCGTCAGGTCCAGCTGGCCGTGGATGAGGTGGGTGCGGGGATCGTTACCGATAGACACAAACATGCCGTCCAGGGGCAGCTCGCGCGTGGAACCATCAACGGTATCGGTCAGGGTCACGCCATCGAGTGCGTTCTCGCCGCTGATGCCGGTGACCTCGGAGTTCCAGATGAACTCGATCTTCTCGTTCGCAAACGCGCGGTCCTGCATGATCTTCGACGCCCGCAGGGTATCCCGGCGGTGGATCACATAAACCTTATCGGCGAACTTGGTGAGGAACGTGGCCTCCTCCATCGCGGAGTCTCCCCCGCCCACCACGGCAATGGTCTTCTGCTTAAAGAAAAAACCATCGCAGGTGGCGCACCAGGAGATGCCGCGCCCGGACAGGCGCTCCTCATCGGCCAGGCCGATCTTGCGATAGGCGCTACCCGTGGCAAAAATCACCGCGGAAGCCTCAAAATCGCCCGAATAGCCGGTCTTGACCTTCTTGACCGGGCCGGAGAAATCCACCTCGGTGACATCGTCCAGGAGCACCTCGGTGCCAAAACGCTCGGCCTGCTCCTGCATCTTATTCATGAGCTCGGGGCCCTGGATTCCCTCGGGGAAACCGGGGAAATTCTCGACCTCGGTGGTATTCATGAGTTCACCGCCGGCCTGAACGCTCGAGGCAATCAGCAGCGGCGCGAGGTTTGCACGCGCGGCATAGATGGCGGCGGTATAGCCGGCCGGGCCGGATCCGATGATGATGACGTTACGCAATTAGGCTCCCTTTAGAGTGTCCCGTTGAGGGGTAGAACACATTCTATGCGCGCCGCATTCCCGAGGATCGGGATCAGCGACGCACGATGCGACGGATGATCTTTCGGGCGGGCCCGAAGACGGTGGAAAGCTCCCGGGCCCGCAAAACCCAGAGGAAAAGAAAATAGGTGAGGGCGGTCGCGGCACCGGCCACACACATCGTGATGATGGCGGCGAGCGTGGAGCCCATGCCCCAGCCCGCGATATTCAACCCGCCCATCAGGAC encodes the following:
- a CDS encoding ParA family protein, which gives rise to MKQPESNREKSSGSASNDAGTPLAREIADLSKRRRIITNFPVPLPSSTRVFAVSNQKGGVGKTTTTVNVAAALAKNGARVLVIDLDPQGNASTALGVEHNSETPSIYDVLIDGFTVRDVIQPSPEFDTLFCAPSTIHLAGAEIELVSQERREHLLREAVQVLLDDEGEKFDYVFIDCPPSLGLLTINAFVAAREVLIPIQCEYYALEGLSQLLNSIQMIESHLNPGLRLSTILLTMFDGRTNLSNQVAEDVRAHFPDQVLHTVIPRTVRISEAPSFGQSVISYDPGSLGAVSYLEAAAEIAVWGRKSEQRAQSAGMGDTK
- a CDS encoding ParB/RepB/Spo0J family partition protein; amino-acid sequence: MATKRTGLGRGIGALIPTTDSPGAPRPVDVFFPNTAQARENDQDGLVAVPGARLVDINPADIIPNAVQPRTYFEPEALAELVISIREVGVLQPIVVRSHPTKRGKYELIMGERRLRATKEVGLDRIPAVVKETADEDMLRDALLENLHRSQLNPLEEASAYQQLLSDFGITQEQLASRIGRSRPQISNTMRLLKLPASVQKKVAAGVISAGHARAILSVNDVERMQNLADKIINEELSVRAAEAAAAKSTPVRKATPAPGNRRGHLDEVAEKLGDRLNTKVKVTLGARKGSVTIDFATIGDLNRILAELGQPGYQG
- the trxA gene encoding thioredoxin, which encodes MSARSVSEATFQSEVLDSAKPVLVDFWAEWCGPCRMVSPILDQIAAEHSEKLDIVKVNVDENPQLAAKYMITSIPALKVFSAGEVAKSIIGAKPKAALEADLADFLA
- the trxB gene encoding thioredoxin-disulfide reductase, yielding MRNVIIIGSGPAGYTAAIYAARANLAPLLIASSVQAGGELMNTTEVENFPGFPEGIQGPELMNKMQEQAERFGTEVLLDDVTEVDFSGPVKKVKTGYSGDFEASAVIFATGSAYRKIGLADEERLSGRGISWCATCDGFFFKQKTIAVVGGGDSAMEEATFLTKFADKVYVIHRRDTLRASKIMQDRAFANEKIEFIWNSEVTGISGENALDGVTLTDTVDGSTRELPLDGMFVSIGNDPRTHLIHGQLDLTAEGTIAVDGRSSRTSNTGVFAAGDVIDPTYRQAATAAASGTVAALDAEHYLASL